One Portunus trituberculatus isolate SZX2019 chromosome 43, ASM1759143v1, whole genome shotgun sequence DNA segment encodes these proteins:
- the LOC123518407 gene encoding protein ZBED8-like, with translation MVMGQNLLQTLQEILSRFSLRQEVEMFLDVQKKCDLLEILKSEHFELRLAYLVDIFEIFNQLNLRLQGKDSNLLSHCDSIHAFLAKLELYKKRVSVGKFMMFPSLNEVLADGQLSSTLSKEIMDHLSQLDDEFRRYFPDLSPQHAGLAKNPFLCQVDDVLEDAQEEFIELLHDSTAKNVFQSNSLSSFWCSMMESYPKISDLAVRVLLPFASTYLCESGFSSLLAIKTKSRNKLSVEDDLRCALAATEPRIHELVAQKQPQKSH, from the coding sequence ATGGTCATGGGACAAAATCTCCTGCAGACTCTGCAGGAGATTTTGTCCCGCTTCTCTCTTCGCCAGGAAGTTGAAATGTTTCTTGATGTACAGAAAAAATGTGACCTGTTGGAGATATTGAAATCAGAACACTTTGAGCTCCGCCTTGCTTATCTTGTGGACATATTTGAAATCTTCAACCAGCTGAACTTGAGACTCCAAGGAAAGGATTCAAACTTGCTCAGCCACTGTGACTCAATACATGCATTTTTGGCCAAATTGGAGCTGtataagaagagagtgagtgtaggAAAATTTATGATGTTTCCATCATTGAATGAAGTTCTTGCTGATGGTCAGCTTTCAAGTACCTTGTCCAAGGAAATCATGGACCACTTGTCTCAGCTAGATGATGAATTTCGCCGTTACTTTCCTGACTTGAGCCCTCAGCATGCAGGATTAGCAAAAAATCCTTTCTTATGTCAGGTTGATGATGTGTTAGAAGACGCACAAGAAGAGTTCATTGAGCTTCTCCATGATTCAACAGCCAAGAATGTGTTCCAGTCAAACTCCTTGTCTAGCTTCTGGTGTTCAATGAtggaatcatatccaaaaataagTGATCTGGCAGTTCGAGTTCTTTTGCCTTTTGCTTCAACCTACCTGTGCGAAAGtgggttttcttcattacttgcaataaaaacaaaatcaaggaacAAGCTGTCTGTGGAAGATGACTTGAGGTGTGCACTGGCTGCCACTGAGCCAAGGATTCATGAGCTGGTTGctcaaaaacaaccacaaaagtcccattga